A stretch of the Leopardus geoffroyi isolate Oge1 chromosome B2, O.geoffroyi_Oge1_pat1.0, whole genome shotgun sequence genome encodes the following:
- the GTF2H4 gene encoding general transcription factor IIH subunit 4 isoform X1 produces the protein MESTPSRGGLNRVHLQCRNLQEFLGGLSPGILDRLYGHPATCLAVFRELPSLAKNWVMRMLFLEQPLPQAAVALWVKKEFSKAQEESTGLLSGLRIWHTQLLPGGLQGLILNPIFRQNLRIALLGGGKAWSDDTSQLGPDKHARDVPSLDKYAEERWEVVLHFMVGSPSAAVSQDLAQLLSQAGLMKSTEPGEPPCITSAGFQFLLLDTPAQLWYFMLQYLQTAQSRGMDLVEILSFLFQLSFSTLGKDYSVEGMSDSLLNFLQHLREFGLVFQRKRKSRRYYPTRLAINLSSGVSGAGGTAHQPGFIVVETNYRLYAYTESELQIALIALFSEMLYRFPNMVVAQVTRESVQQAIASGITAQQIIHFLRTRAHPVMLKQSPVLPPTITDQIRLWELERDRLRFTEGVLYNQFLSQVDFELLLAHARELGVLVFENSAKRLMVVTPAGHSDVKRFWKRQKHSS, from the exons ATGGAGAGCACCCCCTCAAGGGGTGGACTGAACCGAGTCCACCTACAATGCAGGAACCTGCAGGAATTCCTAGGGGGCTTGAGCCCTGGCATATTGGACCGATTGTATGGGCACCCTGCCACCTGTCTGGCTGTGTTTAG GGAGCTCCCCTCTTTGGCTAAGAACTGGGTGATGCGGATGCTCTTTCTGGAGCAGCCTTTGCCACAAGCTGCTGTAGCCCTGTGGGTGAAGAAGGAATTCAGCAA AGCTCAAGAGGAAAGTACAGGGCTGCTGAGTGGCCTCCGTATCTGGCACACCCAGCTGCTCCCTGGTGGTCTCCAGGGCCTCATCCTTAACCCCATCTTCCGCCAGAACCTCCGCATTGCCCTTCTGGGTGG GGGTAAGGCCTGGTCTGATGACACAAGTCAACTGGGTCCAGACAAGCACGCCCGGGATGTTCCCTCACTTGACAAGTACGCCGAGGAGCGATGGGAG GTGGTCCTACACTTCATGGTGGGCTCCCCCAGTGCAGCCGTCAGCCAGGACTTGGCTCAGCTTCTCAGCCAGGCTGGGCTCATGAAGAG CACTGAACCTGGAGAGCCACCCTGCATTACGTCGGCCGGCTTCCAATTCCTGTTGCTGGACACCCCTGCCCAGCTCTGGTACTTTATGTTGCAGTATTTGCAGACAGCCCAG AGTCGGGGCATGGACCTGGtggagattctctccttcctcttccagctCAGCTTCTCTACTTTGGGCAAG GATTACTCTGTGGAAGGTATGAGTGATTCTTTGTTGAATTTCCTGCAACATCTGCGTGAGTTTGGGCTTGTTTTCCAGAGGAAG AGGAAATCTCGGCGGTACTACCCCACACGACTGGCCATTAATCTCTCATCAGGTGTTTCTGGAGCTGGGGGTACTGCCCATCAGCCAGGCTTCATTGTTGTGGAAACTAATTACCGACTGTATGCTTACACAG AGTCGGAGCTGCAGATCGCCCTGATTGCTCTCTTCTCAGAGATGCTTTATCGCTTCCCCAACATGGTGGTGGCGCAGGTGACCCGGGAGAGCGTGCAGCAGGCCATCGCCAGTGGCATCACAGCCCAGCAG ATCATCCATTTCCTAAGGACAAGGGCCCACCCAGTGATGCTCAAACAG TCACCTGTGCTGCCGCCCACCATCACGGACCAGATTCGGCTGTGGGAGCTAGAAAGGGACAGACTCCGGTTCACTGAGG GTGTACTGTATAATCAGTTCTTGTCGCAAGTGGACTTTGAGCTGCTGCTGGCCCACGCTCGGGAGCTGGGCGTTCTGGTGTTCGAGAACTCGGCCAAGAGGCTGATGGTGGTGACTCCGGCGGGGCACAGCGACGTCAAGCGCTTCTGGAAGCGGCAGAAGCACAGCTCCTGA
- the GTF2H4 gene encoding general transcription factor IIH subunit 4 isoform X2 produces the protein MESTPSRGGLNRVHLQCRNLQEFLGGLSPGILDRLYGHPATCLAVFRELPSLAKNWVMRMLFLEQPLPQAAVALWVKKEFSKAQEESTGLLSGLRIWHTQLLPGGLQGLILNPIFRQNLRIALLGGGKAWSDDTSQLGPDKHARDVPSLDKYAEERWEVVLHFMVGSPSAAVSQDLAQLLSQAGLMKSTEPGEPPCITSAGFQFLLLDTPAQLWYFMLQYLQTAQSRGMDLVEILSFLFQLSFSTLGKDYSVEGMSDSLLNFLQHLREFGLVFQRKRKSRRYYPTRLAINLSSGVSGAGGTAHQPGFIVVETNYRLYAYTEMLYRFPNMVVAQVTRESVQQAIASGITAQQIIHFLRTRAHPVMLKQSPVLPPTITDQIRLWELERDRLRFTEGVLYNQFLSQVDFELLLAHARELGVLVFENSAKRLMVVTPAGHSDVKRFWKRQKHSS, from the exons ATGGAGAGCACCCCCTCAAGGGGTGGACTGAACCGAGTCCACCTACAATGCAGGAACCTGCAGGAATTCCTAGGGGGCTTGAGCCCTGGCATATTGGACCGATTGTATGGGCACCCTGCCACCTGTCTGGCTGTGTTTAG GGAGCTCCCCTCTTTGGCTAAGAACTGGGTGATGCGGATGCTCTTTCTGGAGCAGCCTTTGCCACAAGCTGCTGTAGCCCTGTGGGTGAAGAAGGAATTCAGCAA AGCTCAAGAGGAAAGTACAGGGCTGCTGAGTGGCCTCCGTATCTGGCACACCCAGCTGCTCCCTGGTGGTCTCCAGGGCCTCATCCTTAACCCCATCTTCCGCCAGAACCTCCGCATTGCCCTTCTGGGTGG GGGTAAGGCCTGGTCTGATGACACAAGTCAACTGGGTCCAGACAAGCACGCCCGGGATGTTCCCTCACTTGACAAGTACGCCGAGGAGCGATGGGAG GTGGTCCTACACTTCATGGTGGGCTCCCCCAGTGCAGCCGTCAGCCAGGACTTGGCTCAGCTTCTCAGCCAGGCTGGGCTCATGAAGAG CACTGAACCTGGAGAGCCACCCTGCATTACGTCGGCCGGCTTCCAATTCCTGTTGCTGGACACCCCTGCCCAGCTCTGGTACTTTATGTTGCAGTATTTGCAGACAGCCCAG AGTCGGGGCATGGACCTGGtggagattctctccttcctcttccagctCAGCTTCTCTACTTTGGGCAAG GATTACTCTGTGGAAGGTATGAGTGATTCTTTGTTGAATTTCCTGCAACATCTGCGTGAGTTTGGGCTTGTTTTCCAGAGGAAG AGGAAATCTCGGCGGTACTACCCCACACGACTGGCCATTAATCTCTCATCAGGTGTTTCTGGAGCTGGGGGTACTGCCCATCAGCCAGGCTTCATTGTTGTGGAAACTAATTACCGACTGTATGCTTACACAG AGATGCTTTATCGCTTCCCCAACATGGTGGTGGCGCAGGTGACCCGGGAGAGCGTGCAGCAGGCCATCGCCAGTGGCATCACAGCCCAGCAG ATCATCCATTTCCTAAGGACAAGGGCCCACCCAGTGATGCTCAAACAG TCACCTGTGCTGCCGCCCACCATCACGGACCAGATTCGGCTGTGGGAGCTAGAAAGGGACAGACTCCGGTTCACTGAGG GTGTACTGTATAATCAGTTCTTGTCGCAAGTGGACTTTGAGCTGCTGCTGGCCCACGCTCGGGAGCTGGGCGTTCTGGTGTTCGAGAACTCGGCCAAGAGGCTGATGGTGGTGACTCCGGCGGGGCACAGCGACGTCAAGCGCTTCTGGAAGCGGCAGAAGCACAGCTCCTGA